The proteins below are encoded in one region of Macaca nemestrina isolate mMacNem1 chromosome 10, mMacNem.hap1, whole genome shotgun sequence:
- the LOC105468312 gene encoding iron-sulfur cluster assembly enzyme ISCU isoform X2, with translation MAAAGAGRLRRAASALLLRSPRLPARELSAPARLYHKKVVDHYENPRNVGSLDKTSKNVGTGLVGAPACGDVMKLQIQVDEKGKIVDARFKTFGCGSAIASSSLATEWVKGKTVEEALTIKNTDIAKELCLPPVKLHCSMLAEDAIKAALADYKLKQEPKKGEAEKK, from the exons ATGGCGGCAGCTGGAGCTGGCCGTCTGAGGCGGGCAGCGTCGGCTCTGCTGCTCCGGAGCCCCCGCCTGCCCGCCCGGGAGCTATCGGCCCCGGCCCGACTCTATCACAAGAAG GTTGTTGATCATTATGAAAATCCTAGAAACGTGGGGTCCCTTGACAAGACATCTAAAAATGTTGGAACTGGACTGGTGGGGGCTCCAGCATGTGGTGACGTAATGAAATTACAG ATTCAAGTGGATGAAAAGGGGAAAATTGTGGATGCTAGGTTTAAAACATTTGGCTGTGGTTCTGCAATTGCCTCCAGCTCATTAGCCACTGAATGGGTGAAAGGAAAGACG GTGGAGGAAGCCTTGACTATCAAAAACACAGATATCGCCAAGGAACTCTGCCTGCCTCCTGTGAAACTGCACTGCTCCA TGCTGGCTGAAGATGCAATCAAGGCCGCCCTGGCTGATTACAAATTGAAACAAGAACCCaaaaaaggagaagcagagaagaaatgA
- the LOC105468318 gene encoding transmembrane protein 119, with translation MVSAAAPSLLIALLLLLGSVPATDTRSVPLKAAFLEDMAGSGEAEGSSASSPSLPPPWTPALSPTSLGPQPTRLGGPSPPTNFLDGIVDFFRQYVMLIAVVGSLAFLLMFIVCAAVITRQKHKASAYYPSSFPKKKYVDQSDRAGGPRAFSEVPDRAPDSRPEEALDSSRQLQADILAATQNLKSPTRAALGGGEGARMVEGRGAEEEEKGSQEGDQEVQGHGVPVETPEAQEEPCSGVPEVASEGQGELEGSLLLAQEAQGPVGPPESPCACSSVHPSV, from the coding sequence ATGGTTTcagcggcagcccccagcctCCTCATCGCTCTGTTGCTGCTCCTGGGGTCTGTGCCCGCTACCGACACCCGCTCTGTGCCCCTGAAGGCTGCGTTCCTGGAGGACATGGCAGGTAGtggggaggccgagggctcgtcgGCCTCCTCCCCGAGCCTCCCGCCACCCTGGACCCCGGCCCTCAGCCCCACATCGTTGGGGCCCCAGCCCACACGCCTGGGGGGCCCGTCACCCCCTACCAACTTCCTGGATGGGATCGTGGACTTCTTCCGCCAGTACGTGATGCTGATTGCTGTGGTGGGCTCCCTGGCCTTTCTGCTGATGTTCATCGTCTGTGCCGCGGTCATCACCCGGCAGAAGCACAAGGCCTCGGCCTATTACCCGTCGTCCTTCCCCAAGAAGAAGTACGTGGACCAGAGTGACCGGGCCGGGGGCCCCCGGGCCTTCAGTGAGGTCCCCGACAGAGCCCCCGACAGCCGGCCCGAGGAAGCCCTGGATTCATCCCGGCAGCTCCAGGCCGACATCTTGGCCGCCACCCAGAACCTCAAGTCCCCCACCAGGGCTGCACTGGGCGGTGGGGAGGGAGCCAGGATGGTGGAGGGCAGGGGGgcggaggaagaggagaagggcaGCCAGGAGGGGGACCAGGAAGTCCAGGGACATGGGGTCCCAGTGGAGACACCAGAGGCGCAGGAGGAGCCGTGTTCAGGGGTGCCTGAGGTGGCCAGTGAGGGCCAAGGGGAGCTGGAAGGGTCTCTCTTGTTAGCCCAGGAAGCCCAGGGACCAGTGGGTCCCCCCGAAAGTCCCTGTGCTTGCAGCAGCGTCCACCCTAGTGTCTAA
- the LOC105468312 gene encoding iron-sulfur cluster assembly enzyme ISCU isoform X1, with amino-acid sequence MVLTDMSVDLSTQVVDHYENPRNVGSLDKTSKNVGTGLVGAPACGDVMKLQIQVDEKGKIVDARFKTFGCGSAIASSSLATEWVKGKTVEEALTIKNTDIAKELCLPPVKLHCSMLAEDAIKAALADYKLKQEPKKGEAEKK; translated from the exons ATGGTTCTCACTGACATGAGTGTAGACCTTTCTACTCAG GTTGTTGATCATTATGAAAATCCTAGAAACGTGGGGTCCCTTGACAAGACATCTAAAAATGTTGGAACTGGACTGGTGGGGGCTCCAGCATGTGGTGACGTAATGAAATTACAG ATTCAAGTGGATGAAAAGGGGAAAATTGTGGATGCTAGGTTTAAAACATTTGGCTGTGGTTCTGCAATTGCCTCCAGCTCATTAGCCACTGAATGGGTGAAAGGAAAGACG GTGGAGGAAGCCTTGACTATCAAAAACACAGATATCGCCAAGGAACTCTGCCTGCCTCCTGTGAAACTGCACTGCTCCA TGCTGGCTGAAGATGCAATCAAGGCCGCCCTGGCTGATTACAAATTGAAACAAGAACCCaaaaaaggagaagcagagaagaaatgA